The Paralichthys olivaceus isolate ysfri-2021 chromosome 9, ASM2471397v2, whole genome shotgun sequence genome contains a region encoding:
- the LOC109648067 gene encoding protocadherin gamma-C5-like isoform X11, which translates to MDSRQRKRSRGGRLWSICLYLAGLSCASAQLSYSVSEELSPGSVVGNIAKDLGLTAQRIEQRRLRVVSDSTTQYFEVKQATGNLVIKQIIDREQMCELSLTCTLHLQIVLDDPLEIHRVVVDILDVNDNAPHFSTSNISLEISEAAAPGTRFRLESAHDPDVGTNSLRTYHLAANDFFTLNVETKSDGSKFPELVVDKALDRETQAKFRLMLTAVDGGQPEKSGSTLMLIKILDVNDNAPVFDEPVNKVRLLENVAQGTLVTKLNATDADSGNNGEISFLFSKYTPERVLRLFSVDSKSGEIRVKGDVDYEKAIAYHITVQARDGGSPAMEGSCNVIVDIVDVNDNAPEVTLTSLTSPIREDSAPETVIALISARDLDSGVNGEVSLTVQQGLPFKLISAFGMHYSLITAGNLDRETVPEYTVVIRATDAGSPRLSSQTTFVVELSDVNDNAPTFSQDSYSVDIPENNAPSAPIVAVSATDPDLGDNARISYSILPSMVQGSSIASYVYINPESGHIYSMRSLDHEQLNAFRIEVQARDAGVPPRTANVTVHVFVVDVNDNAPVIVHPSYPKEKGLQLTVPPSAGPGHLINKLVGVDADSGHNAWLLYSIAPGPNAGMFRIGPHTGELRTARKWAEEEEGSAYDIVVIIQDNGESPKSCSVNITVTVDEKGTAVDAPASPRHTPFYHRTGMSDITLYLIISLACVSAVSFITFVALMIRCLRHRSPGLGGSDCCCYDSHRSSRYHQRPSKDLHLQLNTDGPIRYMEVVGGSQDPHTRTYRPCYSTLSSRSDFVFMKTPMLSHNNTLNMTLSRKHLMNSVNEQKPPNNDWRFTQGQRPGPSGATGGPEVAMGTGPWPQPPTEAEQLQALMAAANVSEATATLGPGTMGLSTRYSPQFTLQHVPDYRQNVYIPGSTATLTSNPQQQQATAQQAAQQALPPPQASAQPEPPKAAQTPASKKKSTKKEKK; encoded by the exons ATGGACTCCAGGCAGAGGAAGCGCTCCAGAGGAGGGAGGCTGTGGAGCATTTGCTTGTATCTCGCTGGCCTCTCCTGTGCGTCCGCTCAGCTCAGTTATTCCGTATCGGAGGAACTAAGCCCGGGTTCCGTTGTTGGGAATATCGCAAAAGATTTGGGTCTGACTGCTCAGCGGATTGAACAGAGGAGGCTGCGGGTGGTCTCAGATTCCACAACTCAATACTTTGAGGTAAAGCAGGCGACCGGCAATTTGGTCATCAAACAAATTATAGACAGGGAGCAAATGTGCGAACTGAGTTTAACGTGTACACTCCACCTTCAAATAGTTCTTGATGACCCATTAGAAATCCATCGCGTGGTGGTGGACATTCTGGATGTGAATGACAACGCGCCGCACTTTTCGACCAGCAACATTTCTTTGGAGATATCAGAGGCGGCCGCGCCGGGCACAAGGTTCCGCTTGGAGAGCGCACACGACCCAGACGTGGGGACCAACTCGTTACGCACGTACCATCTGGCAGCAAATGActtttttactttgaatgtgGAAACTAAAAGCGACGGCAGCAAGTTTCCAGAGCTCGTGGTGGATAAAGCTCTGGACAGGGAGACGCAGGCCAAGTTTCGCCTGATGCTCACGGCTGTAGATGGGGGTCAGCCGGAGAAATCTGGCTCAACACTTATGCTCATTAAAATTCTGGATGTAAATGACAATGCGCCAGTCTTTGACGAACCAGTGAATAAAGTTAGACTATTAGAAAATGTTGCACAGGGCACTTTAGTCACAAAGTTGAACGCAACTGACGCAGATTCCGGCAACAATGGAgaaatatcttttctttttagtaAATATACACCGGAGCGAGTTCTCAGACTTTTCAGTGTGGATTCTAAAAGCGGGGAGATCCGTGTGAAGGGCGATGTGGACTATGAGAAGGCCATTGCATACCACATCACAGTGCAGGCCAGAGATGGAGGCTCTCCTGCTATGGAGGGCTCATGTAACGTCATAGTGGACATAGTTGATGTGAATGACAACGCACCAGAGGTGACACTGACGTCACTGACTAGTCCTATTAGAGAGGACTCTGCACCAGAGACAGTGATAGCGCTCATCAGTGCGCGGGACCTGGACTCAGGTGTGAATGGAGAGGTTTCATTGACCGTCCAACAAGGTTTGCCATTTAAACTTATTTCAGCCTTTGGGATGCATTACAGCCTCATCACAGCTGGCAACCTGGACCGTGAGACTGTCCCAGAGTACACAGTGGTCATCAGGGCCACTGACGCGGGTTCACCACGCCTTTCATCACAGACAACCTTTGTGGTGGAGCTCTCTGATGTGAATGACAATGCTCCAACTTTCTCTCAGGATTCATACTCTGTGGACATCCCAGAGAACAACGCTCCCAGTGCCCCCATCGTAGCTGTTTCAGCCACTGACCCAGACCTTGGTGACAATGCTCGCATATCGTACTCCATCCTTCCCAGCATGGTCCAGGGTTCATCCATTGCTTCTTATGTCTACATTAACCCAGAGAGTGGTCACATCTACAGCATGCGCTCTCTGGATCATGAACAGCTGAATGCATTTCGGATTGAGGTGCAGGCCCGGGATGCAGGGGTGCCCCCACGGACCGCCAATgtcactgtgcatgtgtttgtggtgGATGTGAATGACAATGCACCAGTGATTGTTCACCCCTCCTACCCAAAAGAGAAAGGATTACAGCTCACTGTGCCCCCATCTGCAGGCCCAGGGCACCTCATAAATAAACTTGTAGGGGTGGATGCAGACAGTGGGCACAATGCATGGCTGTTGTACTCCATAGCCCCGGGACCAAATGCTGGAATGTTTCGTATTGGGCCACACACAGGTGAGCTCCGCACAGCCCGCAAATGGGCCGAGGAGGAAGAAGGCTCAGCCTATGACATTGTGGTCATCATTCAGGACAATGGTGAATCACCAAAGTCTTGTTCTGTGAACATAACAGTAACCGTGGATGAGAAGGGCACAGCCGTTGATGCACCAGCAAGCCCTCGCCACACGCCCTTTTACCACCGCACAGGGATGTCAGACATCACCTTGTACCTTATCATCTCTCTAGCCTGTGTATCAGCTGTCTCCTTCATCACCTTTGTTGCCCTCATGATACGCTGCCTAAGGCACCGGAGCCCAGGCCTGGGAGgctctgactgctgctgctacgACAGCCACAGGTCCAGCCGCTACCATCAGAGGCCCAGCAAGGACCTGCACCTGCAGCTCAACACTGATGGACCCATACGCTATATGGAGGTTGTGGGTGGCTCCCAGgatccacacacacgcacttacAGGCCCTGCTACTCCACCTTATCCAGCCGGAGTGACTTTGTATTTATGAAGACACCAATGCTGAgtcacaacaacacactcaACATGACACTCAGCAGGAAGCACCTTATGAACTCAGTCAATGAG CAAAAACCCCCCAACAATGACTGGCGCTTCACCCAGGGACAGCGACCAGGACCAAGCGG GGCGACTGGAGGACCTGAGGTTGCCATGGGAACTGGTCCCTGGCCCCAGCCCCCTACTGAAGCCGAGCAGCTCCAGGCTCTGATGGCTGCAGCGAACG TGAGTGAGGCTACGGCCACCCTGGGGCCTGGCACCATGGGCCTTAGCACCCGCTACAGCCCCCAGTTCACTCTGCAGCATGTCCCTGACTACCGCCAGAACGTCTACATCCCCGGCAGCACGGCCACCCTCACTTCCaacccccagcagcagcaggccacCGCCCAGCAGGCCGCCCAGCAGGCGCTTCCTCCGCCCCAGGCCTCGGCCCAGCCCGAGCCCCCCAAGGCCGCCCAGACCCCTGCCTCCAAGAAGAAGTCCAccaagaaggagaagaagtag
- the LOC109648067 gene encoding protocadherin gamma-C5-like isoform X3 codes for MDSRQRKRSRGGRLWSICLYLAGLSCASAQLSYSVSEELSPGSVVGNIAKDLGLTAQRIEQRRLRVVSDSTTQYFEVKQATGNLVIKQIIDREQMCELSLTCTLHLQIVLDDPLEIHRVVVDILDVNDNAPHFSTSNISLEISEAAAPGTRFRLESAHDPDVGTNSLRTYHLAANDFFTLNVETKSDGSKFPELVVDKALDRETQAKFRLMLTAVDGGQPEKSGSTLMLIKILDVNDNAPVFDEPVNKVRLLENVAQGTLVTKLNATDADSGNNGEISFLFSKYTPERVLRLFSVDSKSGEIRVKGDVDYEKAIAYHITVQARDGGSPAMEGSCNVIVDIVDVNDNAPEVTLTSLTSPIREDSAPETVIALISARDLDSGVNGEVSLTVQQGLPFKLISAFGMHYSLITAGNLDRETVPEYTVVIRATDAGSPRLSSQTTFVVELSDVNDNAPTFSQDSYSVDIPENNAPSAPIVAVSATDPDLGDNARISYSILPSMVQGSSIASYVYINPESGHIYSMRSLDHEQLNAFRIEVQARDAGVPPRTANVTVHVFVVDVNDNAPVIVHPSYPKEKGLQLTVPPSAGPGHLINKLVGVDADSGHNAWLLYSIAPGPNAGMFRIGPHTGELRTARKWAEEEEGSAYDIVVIIQDNGESPKSCSVNITVTVDEKGTAVDAPASPRHTPFYHRTGMSDITLYLIISLACVSAVSFITFVALMIRCLRHRSPGLGGSDCCCYDSHRSSRYHQRPSKDLHLQLNTDGPIRYMEVVGGSQDPHTRTYRPCYSTLSSRSDFVFMKTPMLSHNNTLNMTLSRKHLMNSVNEQKPPNNDWRFTQGQRPGPSGPHMPYGTHIRWTPNTGKRATGGPEVAMGTGPWPQPPTEAEQLQALMAAANEVSEATATLGPGTMGLSTRYSPQFTLQHVPDYRQNVYIPGSTATLTSNPQQQQATAQQAAQQALPPPQASAQPEPPKAAQTPASKKKSTKKEKK; via the exons ATGGACTCCAGGCAGAGGAAGCGCTCCAGAGGAGGGAGGCTGTGGAGCATTTGCTTGTATCTCGCTGGCCTCTCCTGTGCGTCCGCTCAGCTCAGTTATTCCGTATCGGAGGAACTAAGCCCGGGTTCCGTTGTTGGGAATATCGCAAAAGATTTGGGTCTGACTGCTCAGCGGATTGAACAGAGGAGGCTGCGGGTGGTCTCAGATTCCACAACTCAATACTTTGAGGTAAAGCAGGCGACCGGCAATTTGGTCATCAAACAAATTATAGACAGGGAGCAAATGTGCGAACTGAGTTTAACGTGTACACTCCACCTTCAAATAGTTCTTGATGACCCATTAGAAATCCATCGCGTGGTGGTGGACATTCTGGATGTGAATGACAACGCGCCGCACTTTTCGACCAGCAACATTTCTTTGGAGATATCAGAGGCGGCCGCGCCGGGCACAAGGTTCCGCTTGGAGAGCGCACACGACCCAGACGTGGGGACCAACTCGTTACGCACGTACCATCTGGCAGCAAATGActtttttactttgaatgtgGAAACTAAAAGCGACGGCAGCAAGTTTCCAGAGCTCGTGGTGGATAAAGCTCTGGACAGGGAGACGCAGGCCAAGTTTCGCCTGATGCTCACGGCTGTAGATGGGGGTCAGCCGGAGAAATCTGGCTCAACACTTATGCTCATTAAAATTCTGGATGTAAATGACAATGCGCCAGTCTTTGACGAACCAGTGAATAAAGTTAGACTATTAGAAAATGTTGCACAGGGCACTTTAGTCACAAAGTTGAACGCAACTGACGCAGATTCCGGCAACAATGGAgaaatatcttttctttttagtaAATATACACCGGAGCGAGTTCTCAGACTTTTCAGTGTGGATTCTAAAAGCGGGGAGATCCGTGTGAAGGGCGATGTGGACTATGAGAAGGCCATTGCATACCACATCACAGTGCAGGCCAGAGATGGAGGCTCTCCTGCTATGGAGGGCTCATGTAACGTCATAGTGGACATAGTTGATGTGAATGACAACGCACCAGAGGTGACACTGACGTCACTGACTAGTCCTATTAGAGAGGACTCTGCACCAGAGACAGTGATAGCGCTCATCAGTGCGCGGGACCTGGACTCAGGTGTGAATGGAGAGGTTTCATTGACCGTCCAACAAGGTTTGCCATTTAAACTTATTTCAGCCTTTGGGATGCATTACAGCCTCATCACAGCTGGCAACCTGGACCGTGAGACTGTCCCAGAGTACACAGTGGTCATCAGGGCCACTGACGCGGGTTCACCACGCCTTTCATCACAGACAACCTTTGTGGTGGAGCTCTCTGATGTGAATGACAATGCTCCAACTTTCTCTCAGGATTCATACTCTGTGGACATCCCAGAGAACAACGCTCCCAGTGCCCCCATCGTAGCTGTTTCAGCCACTGACCCAGACCTTGGTGACAATGCTCGCATATCGTACTCCATCCTTCCCAGCATGGTCCAGGGTTCATCCATTGCTTCTTATGTCTACATTAACCCAGAGAGTGGTCACATCTACAGCATGCGCTCTCTGGATCATGAACAGCTGAATGCATTTCGGATTGAGGTGCAGGCCCGGGATGCAGGGGTGCCCCCACGGACCGCCAATgtcactgtgcatgtgtttgtggtgGATGTGAATGACAATGCACCAGTGATTGTTCACCCCTCCTACCCAAAAGAGAAAGGATTACAGCTCACTGTGCCCCCATCTGCAGGCCCAGGGCACCTCATAAATAAACTTGTAGGGGTGGATGCAGACAGTGGGCACAATGCATGGCTGTTGTACTCCATAGCCCCGGGACCAAATGCTGGAATGTTTCGTATTGGGCCACACACAGGTGAGCTCCGCACAGCCCGCAAATGGGCCGAGGAGGAAGAAGGCTCAGCCTATGACATTGTGGTCATCATTCAGGACAATGGTGAATCACCAAAGTCTTGTTCTGTGAACATAACAGTAACCGTGGATGAGAAGGGCACAGCCGTTGATGCACCAGCAAGCCCTCGCCACACGCCCTTTTACCACCGCACAGGGATGTCAGACATCACCTTGTACCTTATCATCTCTCTAGCCTGTGTATCAGCTGTCTCCTTCATCACCTTTGTTGCCCTCATGATACGCTGCCTAAGGCACCGGAGCCCAGGCCTGGGAGgctctgactgctgctgctacgACAGCCACAGGTCCAGCCGCTACCATCAGAGGCCCAGCAAGGACCTGCACCTGCAGCTCAACACTGATGGACCCATACGCTATATGGAGGTTGTGGGTGGCTCCCAGgatccacacacacgcacttacAGGCCCTGCTACTCCACCTTATCCAGCCGGAGTGACTTTGTATTTATGAAGACACCAATGCTGAgtcacaacaacacactcaACATGACACTCAGCAGGAAGCACCTTATGAACTCAGTCAATGAG CAAAAACCCCCCAACAATGACTGGCGCTTCACCCAGGGACAGCGACCAGGACCAAGCGG TCCCCACATGCCATACGGTACACACATACGATGGACGCCGAACACTGGGAAAAG GGCGACTGGAGGACCTGAGGTTGCCATGGGAACTGGTCCCTGGCCCCAGCCCCCTACTGAAGCCGAGCAGCTCCAGGCTCTGATGGCTGCAGCGAACG AAGTGAGTGAGGCTACGGCCACCCTGGGGCCTGGCACCATGGGCCTTAGCACCCGCTACAGCCCCCAGTTCACTCTGCAGCATGTCCCTGACTACCGCCAGAACGTCTACATCCCCGGCAGCACGGCCACCCTCACTTCCaacccccagcagcagcaggccacCGCCCAGCAGGCCGCCCAGCAGGCGCTTCCTCCGCCCCAGGCCTCGGCCCAGCCCGAGCCCCCCAAGGCCGCCCAGACCCCTGCCTCCAAGAAGAAGTCCAccaagaaggagaagaagtag
- the LOC109648067 gene encoding protocadherin gamma-C5-like isoform X10 has translation MDSRQRKRSRGGRLWSICLYLAGLSCASAQLSYSVSEELSPGSVVGNIAKDLGLTAQRIEQRRLRVVSDSTTQYFEVKQATGNLVIKQIIDREQMCELSLTCTLHLQIVLDDPLEIHRVVVDILDVNDNAPHFSTSNISLEISEAAAPGTRFRLESAHDPDVGTNSLRTYHLAANDFFTLNVETKSDGSKFPELVVDKALDRETQAKFRLMLTAVDGGQPEKSGSTLMLIKILDVNDNAPVFDEPVNKVRLLENVAQGTLVTKLNATDADSGNNGEISFLFSKYTPERVLRLFSVDSKSGEIRVKGDVDYEKAIAYHITVQARDGGSPAMEGSCNVIVDIVDVNDNAPEVTLTSLTSPIREDSAPETVIALISARDLDSGVNGEVSLTVQQGLPFKLISAFGMHYSLITAGNLDRETVPEYTVVIRATDAGSPRLSSQTTFVVELSDVNDNAPTFSQDSYSVDIPENNAPSAPIVAVSATDPDLGDNARISYSILPSMVQGSSIASYVYINPESGHIYSMRSLDHEQLNAFRIEVQARDAGVPPRTANVTVHVFVVDVNDNAPVIVHPSYPKEKGLQLTVPPSAGPGHLINKLVGVDADSGHNAWLLYSIAPGPNAGMFRIGPHTGELRTARKWAEEEEGSAYDIVVIIQDNGESPKSCSVNITVTVDEKGTAVDAPASPRHTPFYHRTGMSDITLYLIISLACVSAVSFITFVALMIRCLRHRSPGLGGSDCCCYDSHRSSRYHQRPSKDLHLQLNTDGPIRYMEVVGGSQDPHTRTYRPCYSTLSSRSDFVFMKTPMLSHNNTLNMTLSRKHLMNSVNEQKPPNNDWRFTQGQRPGPSGATGGPEVAMGTGPWPQPPTEAEQLQALMAAANEVSEATATLGPGTMGLSTRYSPQFTLQHVPDYRQNVYIPGSTATLTSNPQQQQATAQQAAQQALPPPQASAQPEPPKAAQTPASKKKSTKKEKK, from the exons ATGGACTCCAGGCAGAGGAAGCGCTCCAGAGGAGGGAGGCTGTGGAGCATTTGCTTGTATCTCGCTGGCCTCTCCTGTGCGTCCGCTCAGCTCAGTTATTCCGTATCGGAGGAACTAAGCCCGGGTTCCGTTGTTGGGAATATCGCAAAAGATTTGGGTCTGACTGCTCAGCGGATTGAACAGAGGAGGCTGCGGGTGGTCTCAGATTCCACAACTCAATACTTTGAGGTAAAGCAGGCGACCGGCAATTTGGTCATCAAACAAATTATAGACAGGGAGCAAATGTGCGAACTGAGTTTAACGTGTACACTCCACCTTCAAATAGTTCTTGATGACCCATTAGAAATCCATCGCGTGGTGGTGGACATTCTGGATGTGAATGACAACGCGCCGCACTTTTCGACCAGCAACATTTCTTTGGAGATATCAGAGGCGGCCGCGCCGGGCACAAGGTTCCGCTTGGAGAGCGCACACGACCCAGACGTGGGGACCAACTCGTTACGCACGTACCATCTGGCAGCAAATGActtttttactttgaatgtgGAAACTAAAAGCGACGGCAGCAAGTTTCCAGAGCTCGTGGTGGATAAAGCTCTGGACAGGGAGACGCAGGCCAAGTTTCGCCTGATGCTCACGGCTGTAGATGGGGGTCAGCCGGAGAAATCTGGCTCAACACTTATGCTCATTAAAATTCTGGATGTAAATGACAATGCGCCAGTCTTTGACGAACCAGTGAATAAAGTTAGACTATTAGAAAATGTTGCACAGGGCACTTTAGTCACAAAGTTGAACGCAACTGACGCAGATTCCGGCAACAATGGAgaaatatcttttctttttagtaAATATACACCGGAGCGAGTTCTCAGACTTTTCAGTGTGGATTCTAAAAGCGGGGAGATCCGTGTGAAGGGCGATGTGGACTATGAGAAGGCCATTGCATACCACATCACAGTGCAGGCCAGAGATGGAGGCTCTCCTGCTATGGAGGGCTCATGTAACGTCATAGTGGACATAGTTGATGTGAATGACAACGCACCAGAGGTGACACTGACGTCACTGACTAGTCCTATTAGAGAGGACTCTGCACCAGAGACAGTGATAGCGCTCATCAGTGCGCGGGACCTGGACTCAGGTGTGAATGGAGAGGTTTCATTGACCGTCCAACAAGGTTTGCCATTTAAACTTATTTCAGCCTTTGGGATGCATTACAGCCTCATCACAGCTGGCAACCTGGACCGTGAGACTGTCCCAGAGTACACAGTGGTCATCAGGGCCACTGACGCGGGTTCACCACGCCTTTCATCACAGACAACCTTTGTGGTGGAGCTCTCTGATGTGAATGACAATGCTCCAACTTTCTCTCAGGATTCATACTCTGTGGACATCCCAGAGAACAACGCTCCCAGTGCCCCCATCGTAGCTGTTTCAGCCACTGACCCAGACCTTGGTGACAATGCTCGCATATCGTACTCCATCCTTCCCAGCATGGTCCAGGGTTCATCCATTGCTTCTTATGTCTACATTAACCCAGAGAGTGGTCACATCTACAGCATGCGCTCTCTGGATCATGAACAGCTGAATGCATTTCGGATTGAGGTGCAGGCCCGGGATGCAGGGGTGCCCCCACGGACCGCCAATgtcactgtgcatgtgtttgtggtgGATGTGAATGACAATGCACCAGTGATTGTTCACCCCTCCTACCCAAAAGAGAAAGGATTACAGCTCACTGTGCCCCCATCTGCAGGCCCAGGGCACCTCATAAATAAACTTGTAGGGGTGGATGCAGACAGTGGGCACAATGCATGGCTGTTGTACTCCATAGCCCCGGGACCAAATGCTGGAATGTTTCGTATTGGGCCACACACAGGTGAGCTCCGCACAGCCCGCAAATGGGCCGAGGAGGAAGAAGGCTCAGCCTATGACATTGTGGTCATCATTCAGGACAATGGTGAATCACCAAAGTCTTGTTCTGTGAACATAACAGTAACCGTGGATGAGAAGGGCACAGCCGTTGATGCACCAGCAAGCCCTCGCCACACGCCCTTTTACCACCGCACAGGGATGTCAGACATCACCTTGTACCTTATCATCTCTCTAGCCTGTGTATCAGCTGTCTCCTTCATCACCTTTGTTGCCCTCATGATACGCTGCCTAAGGCACCGGAGCCCAGGCCTGGGAGgctctgactgctgctgctacgACAGCCACAGGTCCAGCCGCTACCATCAGAGGCCCAGCAAGGACCTGCACCTGCAGCTCAACACTGATGGACCCATACGCTATATGGAGGTTGTGGGTGGCTCCCAGgatccacacacacgcacttacAGGCCCTGCTACTCCACCTTATCCAGCCGGAGTGACTTTGTATTTATGAAGACACCAATGCTGAgtcacaacaacacactcaACATGACACTCAGCAGGAAGCACCTTATGAACTCAGTCAATGAG CAAAAACCCCCCAACAATGACTGGCGCTTCACCCAGGGACAGCGACCAGGACCAAGCGG GGCGACTGGAGGACCTGAGGTTGCCATGGGAACTGGTCCCTGGCCCCAGCCCCCTACTGAAGCCGAGCAGCTCCAGGCTCTGATGGCTGCAGCGAACG AAGTGAGTGAGGCTACGGCCACCCTGGGGCCTGGCACCATGGGCCTTAGCACCCGCTACAGCCCCCAGTTCACTCTGCAGCATGTCCCTGACTACCGCCAGAACGTCTACATCCCCGGCAGCACGGCCACCCTCACTTCCaacccccagcagcagcaggccacCGCCCAGCAGGCCGCCCAGCAGGCGCTTCCTCCGCCCCAGGCCTCGGCCCAGCCCGAGCCCCCCAAGGCCGCCCAGACCCCTGCCTCCAAGAAGAAGTCCAccaagaaggagaagaagtag